The following DNA comes from Nitrospirota bacterium.
GCCTAAATTTTCGATACGGCTGAAGGACGGGTGTGGATTTAACCGGTCCATCATTTCAAAGGCACGGGGAATCGTCTCACTTAAGGGGCTTTCTCCCTGGGGAGGAATAGGCATATACCAAATTCCGTCATACGAGGCCAACAGAAAAACCGTCTCGTTTTCTTTAAGGACAAAGTAATTAAAGAAATCTTTCCATATCCAGATGACCGGAAAAGCAATCCCCGAAAGAAAAACGGCTTTTTTTTTAAAATTATTAAAAAAAAGCCTGTCGCCAAGAGAAAGCGGGATCAAATGATGAAGAATGGATTTTTTTTTAAAAATCATCTATACAGACAAACCTCTTAAGAGGAAGAGGACGACAACGTCTTCCTGAAACGGCCCGATGAGATCCGGGTTTTTTAATAACAGGGTCTGATAGGACTGCGCCTCAAGCCGTTGAGCCAATTCGGAACTAAAGGCCTGGATCTCCGGCCCGTTTAACCGATCCCTGATAAACGGACATTTCGTATCCATACCCAAAACCACCCCATTTGGCTGATTGACATTCAGGGGCCTGTTCGCTTCGCTCTCAATGCCCCCGAATCCCGGCTCTCCCGCAGGCAAAGCCTGCCGGTCGAGCCTCATCAAAACAAAAGGGTAAATTTCGCAGTCAAATGGTCTCACTTCATAAATCGAACAGCGATGTGAAGCCGGATCAAAACATGGGCATTGACATCCTCCGTTATGACCCGGGCTCTCGATTTCATCTGGAAAAGGGATTAAGCCGATCCTGCCCGATTTTTTTCCATTAAAAAAATCGAGGGAAAGGCCATACCGAGAAGCCTTCTGAACTTCTTCCTCCGTAAAAAAAGGAGCCAAAAAGCTATTCGCATCAGGAAAACGGCAGCAGATATCGCATTTCAAACAAAGGTCGGATGGCACGATTTGGGACAGCATGGTTCTATTTCTTGGGGTGGGAGGATTGCGTTCTATTAATTTCCACGGCGAAAAACCCGCGAATGTCAGGCACCGGCGGGACGCATTTCTTTAAAAAAATTCGCACCCCATGAATGGCAAACCGATTTAAGATTCGCTCCGCCATTTCCCCGGCCATAGACTCAAGCAGGATAAAGGGTTGACGACCGGCTTCCAAAACCACGTTGCACACCGCTTCATAATCGACTGTGTCCCGCAGGTTTCCTGATCTTCCGGCCTGTTTCAAGTCAAGCGTTAATTCTATAGAGGCGGAGAAGCGCTGAAGCGCGTTTCGTTCTGTTTCAGAGACCCCGCAGTGCCCTAAAAAATCAACGCCTTCGACTAAAATCTTATCAAAAGAATGGGAAACAGAAGTCACCGTTCAGGATTTCCCTCTGGTGAGTTTTTCAGAGGGCTCCATTTGAAAATGAAGAAGGTTTTGAACAATCTCGCCGCCCACAATATGTTTTTCAATGATTCTTTTCACAGCGGGTTTATCCACGTTGCAATACCAGATGCCTTCCGGATAAATCACAATATTAATCCCATATCGACATTGATCGAAACATCCAGATTTGTTAACCTTCACCTCGGTGTTAAAGATTTCTTTTTCCATCAACTGACGCCTAAACTCGTCCCTGATTTCTTCAGATCCCTTTTGCAGACAATCGTTTCCCTGGCAAATAAAAATATGTTTTGAATAGGCATTCATGAGGTTTTTCCATCTTGATAAAAAAAGGTTTTGCGGATGATTATACATGACTTCGCAAGCCCTTTCAATGTTTTCCCAAAAGACCTTGTTTATTAACCCGTTTTTAAATACAATCTTATTTTATATTTTATATTCCCCGGACCACCGGGATAGGGCTCTACTTGAACTTCTTAAACTTCCTGAAGAAAACAGCGTTTCAACGCCGTTCCATTTCGACTGGCATCGCGATGATGACATTCCTTGTTGGAACCGTTTTTGCCTTCATCATCGCCGGCACCGCCTACCAACTTGAACATCAGCATGAGACTGAAGATTTAGAAAAGCGAGCTCATCGATTGACCGATAGACTAAGCCTGGTTTTCGGATTGATTCTCGAAAAGCAAGATTTCGTTTCAGCTCAAAAAATAGTTGAAAAAACCGCTTCTGATCCTGGAATTGCCTACATGGCCCTCATTAATGATCAATTTAAAATTGTTGCTTCCAGTCAAAAACACCTTAACACATCTCTAGTATCCGCCGACACCGAAAATCCCGGTCTCTCGGAAATATTAACGGAGATGTTCAAAAATAAAAAAGAAAAAACCCTCCGCCATCTCAATAACGATCTGATCGATATCATCGTTCCGATTGAAACGTCATCACAGCCTCCACCGGGTTATGCCATGATCATTTCTTTCCGCAGCCGGTATATCTCCGCGGAATCAAAAAATTTGTTTTGGTCTTATTTGAAACTGACACTGGCGTTGACGTCAGTTGCCATGATCATCCTTTATTTTCTTTTACACCGGATCGTCACTTTCCCTCTTCGTCAACTGATCTCTGCCTCCAGGCGGCTCGGTCAAGGCGATTTGGGGTTTCAGGTCCCCATCACCTCTTCATATGAAATAAAAACACTTACCGAAACTTTCAATCAAATGTCGATTTCTCTTGAGGCCCAGCAAAAAGCCATCAAAACCTCCGAGGGAAAATACCTCCACATTTTCCATTTTTTTCCGGCTCCTTTGATTTTAATCGACCCGGCAGCGCGGATAATCAACGTAAATTCCGTTTACCTCTCACAGTCAAAATCCCGGATCTATCTGAAAGAATGGGAGGGCAAATTCGTCTGGGATATCCCCTTTGTGCAAAAAGGAGATTTTAAGACTGACATCCATCATTTACTGGAGGAAGGGAAACCCTTTAAATTATGGAAAGTCCCGATTACCCTTTCCGAAAAACGGCCTCCTTCTATTTTCAATATCAGCGGGATACCGCTTTTTGAAAATCCGGGAAACATTTCAGGAGCTGTGCTGGCGATTGAAGATATTACGCTACAGCAAAACCTGGAGTCTCAACTCATTCAATCCCAAAAAATGGAAAGTCTGGAGATTTTAACGGGTGGGATCGCCCATGATTTTAATAATATTTTGACGGCCATTCTCGGCTATACCCAGCTCTTGTTGGAACAGCGACCCCATGATGAATTTATCCAGAAAGCCTTAAAGGTTATTGAAAAATCGTCGTTGCGAGCGAGAGATTTAATCCAGCAAATGATCGGGTTTGCCCGTTGGCATCCTTTAGCCAAGTCCCGGGTAGATGTCGTCTCACTTATTTCAGAAACCGTCTCATCCGTCCAGAAAAACCTTGAAGCTGATATTACGCTTCATTATGAACCAAACCACCACTCTATCTATATTTTTGCGGATGAAGACCAGATTCACCAGGCGCTTCTGAATCTTTGCATTAACGCCCGGGATGCCATCGAGACCTTGCCGGGCCACACCGGATATATCCGGTTAAGAACAGAGCTTACCGCACCTGGCGCCAGGGAGTATGTTTATATTCACATCCAGGACAATGGAACCGGAATGGAACCGGAAGTCCTTTCTCACATCTTCGAACCCTTTTACACAACTAAGGAGGTCGGAAAAGGATCAGGCCTCGGGTTGTCAGTGACTTATGGGATTGTAAAAGCAAACGACGGAGACATCACCGTTGCTTCTGAGCCCGGTAAAGGGACCACTTTTATCTTACGGTTTCCCACGATTGCCTGAAAACCTCAAACGCCCTTTTGATTGTATTCCCTTCTTAATCTTGTTATAATGCTTTTTTAACCTTATAGAGATTCTTTGGAATCAAAATCGCCGGGACAGGATAGCGAC
Coding sequences within:
- a CDS encoding YkgJ family cysteine cluster protein; translated protein: MLSQIVPSDLCLKCDICCRFPDANSFLAPFFTEEEVQKASRYGLSLDFFNGKKSGRIGLIPFPDEIESPGHNGGCQCPCFDPASHRCSIYEVRPFDCEIYPFVLMRLDRQALPAGEPGFGGIESEANRPLNVNQPNGVVLGMDTKCPFIRDRLNGPEIQAFSSELAQRLEAQSYQTLLLKNPDLIGPFQEDVVVLFLLRGLSV
- the folB gene encoding dihydroneopterin aldolase, producing the protein MTSVSHSFDKILVEGVDFLGHCGVSETERNALQRFSASIELTLDLKQAGRSGNLRDTVDYEAVCNVVLEAGRQPFILLESMAGEMAERILNRFAIHGVRIFLKKCVPPVPDIRGFFAVEINRTQSSHPKK
- a CDS encoding (2Fe-2S) ferredoxin domain-containing protein; protein product: MNAYSKHIFICQGNDCLQKGSEEIRDEFRRQLMEKEIFNTEVKVNKSGCFDQCRYGINIVIYPEGIWYCNVDKPAVKRIIEKHIVGGEIVQNLLHFQMEPSEKLTRGKS
- a CDS encoding HAMP domain-containing protein gives rise to the protein MMTFLVGTVFAFIIAGTAYQLEHQHETEDLEKRAHRLTDRLSLVFGLILEKQDFVSAQKIVEKTASDPGIAYMALINDQFKIVASSQKHLNTSLVSADTENPGLSEILTEMFKNKKEKTLRHLNNDLIDIIVPIETSSQPPPGYAMIISFRSRYISAESKNLFWSYLKLTLALTSVAMIILYFLLHRIVTFPLRQLISASRRLGQGDLGFQVPITSSYEIKTLTETFNQMSISLEAQQKAIKTSEGKYLHIFHFFPAPLILIDPAARIINVNSVYLSQSKSRIYLKEWEGKFVWDIPFVQKGDFKTDIHHLLEEGKPFKLWKVPITLSEKRPPSIFNISGIPLFENPGNISGAVLAIEDITLQQNLESQLIQSQKMESLEILTGGIAHDFNNILTAILGYTQLLLEQRPHDEFIQKALKVIEKSSLRARDLIQQMIGFARWHPLAKSRVDVVSLISETVSSVQKNLEADITLHYEPNHHSIYIFADEDQIHQALLNLCINARDAIETLPGHTGYIRLRTELTAPGAREYVYIHIQDNGTGMEPEVLSHIFEPFYTTKEVGKGSGLGLSVTYGIVKANDGDITVASEPGKGTTFILRFPTIA